The Anopheles moucheti chromosome 3, idAnoMoucSN_F20_07, whole genome shotgun sequence genome contains the following window.
GTGCCCAACTATCCCGATGGTTAGCGGTCAGTATGCCAAGAGGAGGTGCCCGGTTGTTACCTTCCTTGGTAGCGATCTTCTTCAGTTCTGTGAGAATTTGTCCCTCGCTAGCAATACCTCCAGCAGAAGTGAACACCGGAAGTCGATAGTAGTGATTATTGCACGCCACCACGATGTGTCTCGATCGTGGGTTGTACTGCACCGAATCGCGTTCCTTCCCGGGAATACGACAGGTACCGAAGATCTTCTCGTACTGTGACATATCCAACGGAATCTTACCCATCATTTCCGGCTTAATTTTACCACCATCGATAAGCATCTTGTAGGCGAGTGCTGCCGAAACCATTTTTGCCGCGTACTGCAACTGTTCGTCGAGTGTTTTATAGTTGGCCTTGGGAAAGACAAGACCCGGACTTGAGTACACAATGACCGGATCCCGGTACTCCATGTACGCACTGCGGAGCCACCAATCTGCAAGCCAGTTATCTTTTTGCGCCGCACGTTGCTCTAGTAAGGATTGTAATTTTTGACCAATTCCTCCTGGCACTGTAAACTGCTCAATGGCATGCTGTGTTCCGGCTAGGGTGGTTGCATCGACGTGCGGTTCAATAGATCTTACTAGCTTCTGCATCGTATCGGAGAGTTTCGGGACGGGTTGGCGTTGAAGCGCAAGCGTCCCGGACGTGGCGGATGTACCGTACGTTTGCTGGGAAGTTGGAACCATTTTGCCCACAGGTAGTGACGCACTAGATGATGTTAACACTCTCCCGAGTGGTGATGCCACGGTTCGAGATTGAATCAAGCGAGTCATGTTCATTTGGTGGCAAGCTTTGACCTTTGGActtcaaaaaaaacaagggttTCAGCACTAGAACCTGTACAGCTCTCGAAAGGACAAACGAATGACACGGACCTGGTACAAAAAATGAGCTACAGCTTACGTTTGTGAACGTTCTACCGTTCACTAAGACAAATTTCCTATTCACCCACGAAAGAACCCGACTCGCGGTGTGTGCTCCACGTAAGCAGTGCGAGCTCTAAATGAGCACAATGAGTTTCTCTGTTCCACCCGCGCGGAcccggttttggttttgggtgTATTAAACCAGTTCCTGTGTTGATCGCGACGTGTTGTGGAATAGATCGGCCgttgaaagtgaaagtaaaaGGTTCATTTACGAAGCTGTTGCACGGAAACTGGATCGCAGGACCCAAAGCTATGCcacagaacaaaaacaacagctgATAAGATTGTGCTCTGTCAGGCCTCTGTTTTGTAATGGATGAAACAGCTTCAATTTATCGAACAGAATGAAAGTGGCAATGTCAAACAATGAGGGCATCCCACCACTTATTACTATTTCGGTAGATATTTAAATTAGCCAAATAGATGTATTTCTAAAAATATGGTCAACATGTAGCAATGAGAAACACTTCGTGAAGATGATTTTAATAATGTGAATCTTATTAAGCCTTTGAGGACACTTCCTTCTTTGATGCGTATCTTCCGCTTAACTACAGCAAATAAGATTGTATAACTCTAATGATCCTCCATCTATCCTATTCCCCAGCTACCACATTGCTCGTTGAACACCGGACAGCTTATTGTAGTCCGCCATGTGACGCCACACGATGCGACTGACCCGCCACCGGTGTACGATACCACGCGGACGCGACGTTACTGCGCACCGCTCTCGGACACGCACCAAAGATGAATCACGCGGAAAGGCATCAATCTCCTTGCTGGCAATTTCCCGCAATTCAATCGGCAGGATCGTGTTCTTCCTGAGCGAGTTGACCCGCAAACGGGCATCCGCATGCTGCACCACACACTGCCGACGTTTGTGATCCTTAATCATACGCCAATCGGCCCACTTGTTTCGTACTTGTTGGAGCTAGAGAATGAAGAAAGCAAGCTGGTGCTGTAGTGTTGCAGAGCAACTGGTGTATTACGGAATCTATTACTTACCCGGTGGCCGGCCAGATTTTGGCCACATGTGACAAATCGGGAAACTAGACCCACCACCGACATCGCGAGCTTCGAGCAAGTTTTGCACCGGCTGATGGTTTTCTGGAGGGTGTTTACGTAAGGAGAAGTCAACAAACAGCTGTCAAACGACGTACTGGAAGAAACGTCAACCGGTACGAGTGAAACATTTCCATTCGAAATTACTAGCACGGTGTGGCTGCAATTGGCAAGTGCTGTATTTTTCTACCATTTCACATCTTTAATTCCTTTCTTTCAGGTTTTATTAAACTCCAAGTACTAGCATGCGATGGATCTTCCAATGGAACATGCACTCCGCCGGTCAATGCTGCTGATCCGAGGGGAACCGGGTAAATCGGACCATCTACAAGACATCCTGTTCGATACGGCCATCAAGTACACGCATACCGGGTTTCGTGTTTTGTTCTTCACGCAAAAGCCACTCGAACGGGTCGCAACCAGCATTCGGGAACAATTTAGCGATCTGTTCAAAATGATTACCTTTATCTATGTTCGAACAATCGATGCTGCCTTGAAACGTCTGCTCGATCTGCAGCGCTGGACTAACTGCATTCCGGGCTTAGTTATAGTCGAGTCGTTTGATCTGCTGGCCACTTCGAATCCGAATGATACGCAAAATAAGCAAGACTTCCAGCGTGCGTTGTTTTTGGCCACTCTAGCAGATACTGTGCGTACGATTTCGTTCAATCAGAAAGGGACGTGCAACTGTATCGTTTCGCTGAACCATGACACACTGGCGACGGTGCCTTTCGAACTATTCTATCGGGAGCATAACGTCCTCGATTTGAGCCATATACACGAATCATCGGATATTCTATCGATCATGTTGGAAAATGAGCATAGTATAGAAAGTAATTTATCGTAACTGAAGGGCGTTCGCGTGAAGCAGAGAACTAAAGGACAAACATAAAACCGAAACATCTTGCTCGAGAACCTGCATGTCCTGACTTTGTACATTAATCCGGAACATTTGAAAGATCGTtaggaaagaagaaaaccaaaaaactaAACCTTCTTTGCATAGTTAACATTTAATCGGGGTTTCCACAATGCTGGTTTAAGCTTTTGATGGCCAAAATGATAACGAAGCATACAAATATGCTTTTAACATTCACAGCAACTGTTTTGTAAAATTCATAGAAACGGCTATGCTAGTTTTGCTAATACATCTTACAGACAACCAATTTTCAATAGTCACACCATTCTATCTTCTCCACTCCAAGTTTGCGACCAGCGCAACGTGATCCGAAGGAAAGACGGGAGATGGTATCGCTTCGTACATCGATAGCTCTTCCCGACTTGGCATCGGAATAACGTCGTTCACATTCAAAGCTCCCTGCTGGTAGAAGATGTAGTCGATGCACGCAGCGAATCCCACCGTATAGTTCGTAAACTCGGGACACCCACAGGCCGAAGCCATCTTGAACGGTTGCGACAGGGAAACGTTTTTAACTGCTTCCTCCTTATTGCTCTCCCAGTCGGCGAATTCCGGCCCAACGAACCGTTCCGTCATGAGCTTGTAGATGCCACACTCCGGCACCGAATTGAAGTCACCACAAAACAGCAGCGCCAACTCCGACTCCTGTAGATTGTATTGTTGAGCAATCCGTTCGTACTGTTCGCGTACATATAGCATGGCGTATCCTATCTGCAGCAAACGCACATGGTCAGCATCTGGGCTGAAATACAGATGCGTATtggccaccagcagatgcttCCGAGAGTCGTGTTTACTGCGCAAAAAGGTAAGTTGTAATGCGGTAGATCTGTTCTCTACCCTCTCTACCAACGGTTTGTTATCCTTTATTTGGTTCCATAGCTCAGGATATCGTTGCAAAATCTCGCTGATGATGACGCCATCTTTTTCAAGCAATCTATAAAAAAGAATAACTTCATATAGCAAACAGGAAGCAGAAAGTCTCGGAAAGTACTTACTCAAATTTATTCACATCATAAAACGTTGCCAGCCCTTCTGcaacgtttcgttttgcttggTAGTGGCCGGTAAGATTTTTCTGATCAAAAATAGGCACCAGATCCAGGGTGAATATCTTTGTGTCCACCTCCTGCAAGCATACGATATCGGCTCGATAGCCGAGGATCTCCTTCACGAACAGTTGCTTCCGATAATCGATTTCTAGTGCGTACGGTGGCGTATATGAGAACAGAACATTCCGGCTGTAGTCACTGTCGGAGTACAGCTCAGCAAGTATATTATACGACACCACACGAAACTGACCATCGTTGAGCTTCTGCTGTGTGAACAAATGGCGTACCTCGAACGGACACAATCCCGGTCCAGCCTGAACCTGTTGCGGTGAAATGATTTCCATCATCGGGCCAGACCGTCCGGTGGAATCCTTCGGAGTGCAGCTAAATTTCAGATGATGACCAACGTCACTCTTCCGCACCATGTATGTCAACTCCGTGCTGACCTGCTCCCAGCGGATCTGTTGCGCATTGCCCGACTCTGGCATCAGGCCTCGGGACCAGCTGTACGTGCTACATTCGCGTGCTGCAAAGTGAAGTTCGAGTCGGGATGGACACACATAAAAGTCGGCCAACATTGATGTAGGCAATTTGACCGCGTGCACCTCTGGACTGTTGTACGAAACTTGGAAGTTTTCGTTCAACACAGTAAGCTGCACGTTTGGGTATTGGCCGGCGTCAAATTTGGCCAATATATCTGCAATGGTCATATTGGTAATCTTTTCCTCACCGGTACCGAGTGACACAAGGATCGGCACGTCGGTCGGAACTTCAGTGCTCTGCTCACCAGTCGGTGCATTATCCTCGGCGGGTTGTACTGGTTGCTTTTTGACCTTTTTCcgcttgtttttcttctggaACTCTTTTTCCACGTTCGCCCGAATTCGATCCAGGCTGTTATCGATCTGTTCAGTCAAACTACGATTAAAGTTGAACACTTTGTCTATCTTGTACtggtcgagcagcagatgaaaGCTGATCTGGCACTGCTCCTCACCGGGCAGCTGTTTGAAATAGGCGGTCCGCATGGCGAAACGTTGCTTCGGGCTAAAGTTGGAACCGTGGCGTATAGAATATGTTCCGGATGAAGGGTACAACGATCGTGATACGGATATTGGCAAGCTTGTCCTCCAGTACAGATGGGCCAGTGTCGAACTCAACATTGAAAGAGGGGCGATACACTCGATCGGACTGGTACGATGCGTGGAATATACACGAGGACCGTGTGCATGACAGGTTTATGTCCACATGACAAAACAACAGATGAATTTTTCGGCAACTAAGCACTGCTCTTTATCATACTTAAACACGTTAAATTCATTTATAAAACCACTCACAAAAATCGATTACCAAACAACATGATTTGTAGCACTTTTTGCGGTGTTCTGTGTTTTGCTGAGCGAGTATTCCATTGTGTTGCTCATAACTGTCAAAGTTGCATCACGTTGGTTGGTGAAAAAATCCATGTACGTACCACTTGCTTAAATTCGATCACCCTGTGAAGTAACGTAAACAAAGCATCAGCCGGTGCAAAAGGAATAACGTgcgcgattttcgtttcataaTTCATGATTCAAGCaatattaaataatgttaTAAGTTGATAATCCTCGCAACTCGCTCGTGCTCACAGCTGTATTGCAAATCTGCACAATATTCGTGTTTTATTTGCAGCACATCAGGCCAATCTGGTGATGCGCCAGACAAACATGTACCTGTAGtacaagcaaataaaacaatacttccATCGTCAACACCGTAGCTGATAAGATAAGTGAGGGGTTTGAATTGACCCATTATTCGCAACCGGAGCGAAAAGTTTAGAATCTGTTGCTGAACTGCGTATCAAATTCATCGGTTGATAACAAAACTTCAAAGAGGACGAATCGATCTGAATAAGCTACACAAGCAAGCAAACGTTAAGTGAGATCGAACATGTTTCAGGTGCTACAAAGACGTTCAAGGAAATTGGCCATTTTACGGCATGTAAGACGACAAAACGCAACTGCATGCAGCGCAAGATACTATGGCACATCGGATAAGGGAAACAAAGGCGGCACCAGCAACGGTGACGATCTTTCCGAACAGGTAGAAGCAAACAAGGATAACCCTATCTCACGGACACTGAAACTTCTCGGCAACGATGTGCAGCGTgcgaaaaaaatgattttaccgcgatttttaacaaaaagcGATACCAAGGACAAATCATCGGAATCGATCGACAACTATCTGCAGCGGTACAGGCGGGACGATTTTCAATCTCATTGCGACGTTCTCGTAATCGGTGGCGGTGGAGTAGGATCCTCCATTGCCTACTGGTTGAAGAAGCGAGCTCGCGAAGGACTTAACGTGGTGGTGGTCGAaaaggattcgacttacggaCAGGCTTCCACCTGCCTATCGGTCGGCGGATTGCGGCAACAGTTTTCCATCGTAGAAAACATCCAAATGAGCCTGTTTGGGGCAGATTTTATGCGCAACAGTAAGGACTATCTTGGTGACGACGTCGATTTAAATTTCACCCCGCACGGATATTTGCTTCTGGCGAGTGAAGCGGGTGCAGAGCAGTTGGAACAAAACTCCAAACTACAGTGCACGCTCGGTGCAAAAAACGAATTGCTGACGGCGAGTCGCCTTAAGCAACGTTTTCCCTGGATGAACACGGAAGGGATCGTACTGGGGTGTCATGGGCTGGAGAAGGAAGGCTGGTTCGATCCCTGGGCGTTGCTTTCTGGCTTCCGGAAACGAGCTACCGAGTATGGTGCGCACTATGTGGAGGGTGAAATGGTTGGGTTTGGCTTCCACCAACAGCCGGACATTTTGACCGAAGGCATCGAGGAGGGTGCGTACGAAGGCATTAATCGTGCGTTCGTAAAGATGAAGGATGGTGAAATGCGAGAGATAAAGTTTGCGATCGCTGTCATTGCTGCCGGTGCTCAGTCCGGTGCGATTGCAAAGATGGCCAGGATTGGCACGGGGAAAGGAATGCTATCAATACCGCTACCGGTGGAACCGAGAAAACGTTTCGTTTACGTGTTCCAGTGTGAAAATGATCAGGGTCCGGGCATTAACACACCACTAACGATTGACCCCAGCGGGACGTACTTTAGGCGGGATGGATTGGGTGGTAATTATTTGGGCGGTAAAAGCCCACTGCCGGAAGAGGAACCAGCGATAGATAATTTGGATGTTGATCATGGATTTTTCGAGAAAACGGTATGGCCAAATCTAGCCCATTTGGTACCGAGTTTCGAAGCGATAAAGGTGAAAAATTCATGGGCTGGGTACTATGAGTTTAATACGTTCGATGAAAATGGTATTGTAGGCCCGCATCCATACTATAACAATTTGTACATTGCAACCGGATTTAGTGGGCATGGTAAGAGATAATTTAAATAGCTTGTTAGAAATGGGTTTAATTGTATTTTCCGTATCGAATTTTCAGGCATTCAACAAACGCCAGCCGTAGGAAGAGCCGTTTCCGAGATGATCATAGACGGTGGGTTCCGATCAGTGGATCTCACGCGCTTCGGGTTCGATAGGGTCATCATCGATCAACCGATGTACGAGGCAAACATTTTCTAGTCCAAATGAGCGCAGGTGTTAGAAAGTTCGTTATGATGATTGAAACAatcattgaaaatgaaatacaaACAGAACATTTTACACGCCCGTGTTCTTTTTTGACACAAGGATTTATTCAACCCAGTGTAACCTAATCCATCGACAAACACGAATCCTACACTACATTAGAACACAAAGGAAAAATGCGATGAAAAACAGATATAACGAAGCGCGTACGTGGAACGTAACAACGCTGGTCTTTTAAATAAACGCGCAGCATGTCAATGTTAAATTAATTGCCATTGAAACGATTCATGGCCAACCCGAGCAAGAGTTGAAGGTGTCCGGTACTGCCGGTATTACTTGAACTGTCCCGGCGTTGGGCCGAACAAGCCGCCTGCCTGCTTGCTTGCGGCACGCGATGGAGCAAAACCGAGCATTTTTTGGATGTTCTGCCGGATGGACATCGTGCAGAGAATGTAGAGAAAGATAAACGAGCACTCGGTGTAATCCTCGCCGGGCAGATTTCTGTGGCTCAGTCCCTGGATCCACGAGATTGGCACGAAGGGTAAGCGGGCTACGATTCGTCCATCGAAACTGTGTGAAAACACATATAAAAAGAGGTCATAAAAGGTCACTTGGAATGCAATGCTGGTCAAAATTACATGCTGTTGAACATGCTGAGTAGTGCAGTGAACGCAAAACCAATGGCAAACATTGATTTCATCTTCACCAGCGAGAGATCACGGTTGTTGTTCTTTAGCTTCTCTTCGTCtcgttcaattttctttttgtggtttttgtcTAGCGATTCGCCTAGAGTTTCCTTGCGCTTTTCAActgcaaacgaacaaaatataGCATTAGCCAAAAATAGATGCAGCGGAAACAGCTGTGCCGGAAACTTACGCTTTTTGCTCTGCTTTTCGACTTCCCCTTTGAGTTTTTGGTACTTTTCCGTACGATAAACCATCACCCAGGTTAGACCTGCAACAACGATGTACGGAGGAAAGGTATCAAACTAAATCCGCCAGGTTCTGCGGCACTAATCTTTACAATATTGCCACATTACCTTCTCCGAGTAGCGCGGTGAAAATGGATATGAAAACTATCAGCAGCGTGTCGGCCCACATCTTCACGGACGTCGTTAGATGGTCGTTACAAACTGAAGTGTGCCTTTTTCATATGAAACTCAAAACAAGTCTCACAGCAATAATGTTTTTCCGCGGCCCGAAATGATTGGTACCTGCTGATCAAAATTGGTTGGTTTCGCCGTCAATTAGCCACACGAAAACTGTCATTTGTTGGTTGATGTGGAACGAAGCGCCGCATCGATTTCGACTCAGAACTGGTAGCTGCACGCATTGTTTCACGCTTTCAACACGCATCTATAGCCAGCGGGATCGAACCCTCACCAAACTTCACTCAACTGCAGgataaaaatgacaaaaacgaAGGAAGTGCTAGAATTTCCATGACTTGGCACAAAACCTACACAAAACACATCGTCTTCTCGCGGAAATTACAATCAACTTTTGTGTTGGAACATTCGCGTGCGGCGCATCCCGAGTGCATTGAGAGAAACAATTGTATAGTGTGAGGTTTAGATTCGTTTGTTATTTGTTCGCAGCGATGGTTTCTCAGACAGCAACTGCGGCGGCCGCCTCAGCCGAGCCCATCGTGGATGTGGAGATGGAAAGTGCAGAAGATGCGGAAACGGCCAAAAAAGACGCCGAACTGCTTGCGGTCCAGGAGCTCCGGGACCATGCACGACAGATCGACAAGGCGGTCGTAAGTAAGGAGCCTCGCTTTATTCTGCGCGTGCTGCGTTCGCTACCGACTATGCGCAGAAAGTTGGCCCTGGTCGTGGTACGATCGCTGGCCGTGCAACTCTATCCTGCCGGATCGGAACGGGACGGCATAATGGCGTACATCGAAGACTATCCGGCTGGTGCACAGGAACCGGAACTGCCACGTCCACGAGCGGCTATCAAGAGCCCTTTGCCGGAGGTTGATGCCTACTTCCATCTGTTGCTACTGGTGCGCCTGCTGGACAAGAATGATCTGCCGAAGGCGACTAAATGTTCGCAGGATCTGATGACGAAGATTGTGGGTCAGAATCGTCGGTCATTGGATCTAATTGCCGCTAAGAGCTACTTTTATCACTCCCGCGTAGCCGAACTTAACAACGATCTGGAAAGTATTCGCTCATTTTTGCACTCCCGACTGCGTACGGCCACTCTGCGGAATGATTTCGAGGGACAGGCCGTGCTGATTAACTGTCTGCTGCGTAATTATCTGCACTATTCGCTGTACGACCAGGCCGACAAGCTGGTAAACAAGTCGGTTTTCCCGGAAACGGCCAGCAACAATGAGTGCGCACGGTTCCTTTACTATCTGGGACGCATTAAGGCGGCCAAACTGGAGTACAGTGTGGCCCACAAGCAGCTGGTACAGGCGTTAAGGAAAGCACCTCAACAGGCGGCGGTCGGTTTCCGCCAAACGGTGCAAAAGTTGGTGATCGTCGTAGAGTTGCTGCTAGGCGATATTCCCGAACGTAAGGTGTTCCGGCAGGCCGCTTTGCGACGTTCGCTCGGACCGTACTTCCAGCTTACACAGGCTGTACGAATGGGCAATTTGCAGCGTTTCGGTGAAGTGTTGGAAAACTTTGGCGAACAGTTTCGCCAGGATCACACGTTCACACTGATTATACGTTTGCGTCATAACGTCATCAAGACCGCTATCCGTTCGATTGGTCTAGCGTACTCGCGCATCAGCCCGCAGGATATAGCTCGCAAGCTGGGACTAGACTCACCAGAAGATGCGGAATTCATCGTCGCGAAAGCAATCCGCGACGGTGTTATCGAAGCGACGCTCGATCCCGAGAAGGGTTATATGCGCAGCAAGGAGAGCACCGACATTTACTCCACCCGTGAACCTCAGCTCGCTTTCCATCAGCGTATTTCGTTCTGTTTGGATCTGCACAACCAGAGCGTGAAGGCGATGCGATACCCACCTAAGTCGTATGGGAAGGAGCTGGAAAGCGCCGAAGAGAGAAGGGAACGGGAGCAGCAGGATTTGGAGCTGGCAAAGGAGATGGCCGAGGAGGATGATGATGGATTTTAAGCGCATCAGAACGAAACTTCGTCACGTGTGTATCCAATTCCGGTTGGGTGTGAAATTGGAGGTGCATAacttacaacaaaaaagctccTGTAATGATTCGTTCAATAATGGTTTGTTCTTTGTGCAAAATGCGTATTTCCCTTTTGAATAATAAACATAGAAGCAGCATAATTTCTACACGTACGATTAAAAacgattattgttttattctaATTGTAGCTAATgcataataatatttaaaaacgattttaataaaaaacgaaacggGGTCGttggaatatttaaaaaaggtaCCCGTATTTGCTTTAAAAACCAGGACCAGAACACTTTGGAGTTCAATGGAATTGGCAATGGAAATAATATTTACTTACTCTGTGAGGCCACTTTTTATTAGTTGGAAAAGAATATCGGATTAATCGGCATTTAAAACCGTTCTTAATTCGTGCCAACAAATTGTATTTCTCGAAAAAGATTGGTAAACAAAATTTCGGCTTCGTCAAATGCTGACAGTTCCGCTGACAACTACGTTTCGTTAAAAAAGATGGATGTTTTGTGAAAGCATGCTCTTGCAGGAGAGTTATTTTCAAGCAAGCGGAACAATTTATCCGAGACATTTCTTGTCGCGTTTATTTTCCATCGCTCTCGTACTCCATTGTGTGTTCGGATATAGTGTTAAAAATTGGTGTGGTCCAAAGGATAAAGATACGGCGTGCAGTAAAACGCACACGCTACTGAACCAACTGAGGTGCGTCCCCGAAATGTATTCCTGAGAATAGTTTGCCGCAgcagaaaacgaaacattgTACACAGATGATGTGCGCCAGTAGGGAAGGACTTTTACGAAAATAGCGGGGTACACTCATTCACACGGACCTAATGGTGGATGGCAGGAACAGTGAGAAATTAGAACATCTCACAAACCGTCGTCTTGCAGTGCTTGAAGAAAAGGACGCTTGGCCAAACTTGGAATAGCTTGAAGAGGAGGAAAATCTTTGAAGAAATAACACCAGAAGCCCCTCAATGATGTGCTGCTCGCCACGGAGTATGTACCCGTGAAGATCGCTGTAATCCGCGGTACCTATCATTTTGACAGCCGCAGCTATGCATCGGGGTGTAGCAAATTCTGAAGCTAGCCAGTGAACCATTTTCCGGTTCCAGCATGTGAAC
Protein-coding sequences here:
- the LOC128304212 gene encoding 28S ribosomal protein S14, mitochondrial: MSVVGLVSRFVTCGQNLAGHRLQQVRNKWADWRMIKDHKRRQCVVQHADARLRVNSLRKNTILPIELREIASKEIDAFPRDSSLVRVRERCAVTSRPRGIVHRWRVSRIVWRHMADYNKLSGVQRAMW
- the LOC128300869 gene encoding uncharacterized protein LOC128300869, producing MDLPMEHALRRSMLLIRGEPGKSDHLQDILFDTAIKYTHTGFRVLFFTQKPLERVATSIREQFSDLFKMITFIYVRTIDAALKRLLDLQRWTNCIPGLVIVESFDLLATSNPNDTQNKQDFQRALFLATLADTVRTISFNQKGTCNCIVSLNHDTLATVPFELFYREHNVLDLSHIHESSDILSIMLENEHSIESNLS
- the LOC128300867 gene encoding 2',5'-phosphodiesterase 12; translated protein: MLSSTLAHLYWRTSLPISVSRSLYPSSGTYSIRHGSNFSPKQRFAMRTAYFKQLPGEEQCQISFHLLLDQYKIDKVFNFNRSLTEQIDNSLDRIRANVEKEFQKKNKRKKVKKQPVQPAEDNAPTGEQSTEVPTDVPILVSLGTGEEKITNMTIADILAKFDAGQYPNVQLTVLNENFQVSYNSPEVHAVKLPTSMLADFYVCPSRLELHFAARECSTYSWSRGLMPESGNAQQIRWEQVSTELTYMVRKSDVGHHLKFSCTPKDSTGRSGPMMEIISPQQVQAGPGLCPFEVRHLFTQQKLNDGQFRVVSYNILAELYSDSDYSRNVLFSYTPPYALEIDYRKQLFVKEILGYRADIVCLQEVDTKIFTLDLVPIFDQKNLTGHYQAKRNVAEGLATFYDVNKFELLEKDGVIISEILQRYPELWNQIKDNKPLVERVENRSTALQLTFLRSKHDSRKHLLVANTHLYFSPDADHVRLLQIGYAMLYVREQYERIAQQYNLQESELALLFCGDFNSVPECGIYKLMTERFVGPEFADWESNKEEAVKNVSLSQPFKMASACGCPEFTNYTVGFAACIDYIFYQQGALNVNDVIPMPSREELSMYEAIPSPVFPSDHVALVANLEWRR
- the LOC128300868 gene encoding FAD-dependent oxidoreductase domain-containing protein 1 → MFQVLQRRSRKLAILRHVRRQNATACSARYYGTSDKGNKGGTSNGDDLSEQVEANKDNPISRTLKLLGNDVQRAKKMILPRFLTKSDTKDKSSESIDNYLQRYRRDDFQSHCDVLVIGGGGVGSSIAYWLKKRAREGLNVVVVEKDSTYGQASTCLSVGGLRQQFSIVENIQMSLFGADFMRNSKDYLGDDVDLNFTPHGYLLLASEAGAEQLEQNSKLQCTLGAKNELLTASRLKQRFPWMNTEGIVLGCHGLEKEGWFDPWALLSGFRKRATEYGAHYVEGEMVGFGFHQQPDILTEGIEEGAYEGINRAFVKMKDGEMREIKFAIAVIAAGAQSGAIAKMARIGTGKGMLSIPLPVEPRKRFVYVFQCENDQGPGINTPLTIDPSGTYFRRDGLGGNYLGGKSPLPEEEPAIDNLDVDHGFFEKTVWPNLAHLVPSFEAIKVKNSWAGYYEFNTFDENGIVGPHPYYNNLYIATGFSGHGIQQTPAVGRAVSEMIIDGGFRSVDLTRFGFDRVIIDQPMYEANIF
- the LOC128300870 gene encoding calcium load-activated calcium channel, producing the protein MWADTLLIVFISIFTALLGEGLTWVMVYRTEKYQKLKGEVEKQSKKLEKRKETLGESLDKNHKKKIERDEEKLKNNNRDLSLVKMKSMFAIGFAFTALLSMFNSIFDGRIVARLPFVPISWIQGLSHRNLPGEDYTECSFIFLYILCTMSIRQNIQKMLGFAPSRAASKQAGGLFGPTPGQFK
- the LOC128301949 gene encoding probable 26S proteasome non-ATPase regulatory subunit 3, coding for MVSQTATAAAASAEPIVDVEMESAEDAETAKKDAELLAVQELRDHARQIDKAVVSKEPRFILRVLRSLPTMRRKLALVVVRSLAVQLYPAGSERDGIMAYIEDYPAGAQEPELPRPRAAIKSPLPEVDAYFHLLLLVRLLDKNDLPKATKCSQDLMTKIVGQNRRSLDLIAAKSYFYHSRVAELNNDLESIRSFLHSRLRTATLRNDFEGQAVLINCLLRNYLHYSLYDQADKLVNKSVFPETASNNECARFLYYLGRIKAAKLEYSVAHKQLVQALRKAPQQAAVGFRQTVQKLVIVVELLLGDIPERKVFRQAALRRSLGPYFQLTQAVRMGNLQRFGEVLENFGEQFRQDHTFTLIIRLRHNVIKTAIRSIGLAYSRISPQDIARKLGLDSPEDAEFIVAKAIRDGVIEATLDPEKGYMRSKESTDIYSTREPQLAFHQRISFCLDLHNQSVKAMRYPPKSYGKELESAEERREREQQDLELAKEMAEEDDDGF